One Spinacia oleracea cultivar Varoflay chromosome 4, BTI_SOV_V1, whole genome shotgun sequence DNA segment encodes these proteins:
- the LOC110779776 gene encoding uncharacterized protein, protein MIDYCYLTIRKWITNFVPDENPIKILTAWVRIPNLAVEYFDTNFLSKIGSKIGKVLRVDKTTAQAVRGQFTRLSVEIDLTKPLLSKFWLKGKVWRVQYEGIRLVCYKCGVAGHNDEKCPSNSPSINEEINNINDHLAQTSINTNEQAKSKPEEQENFWSWMLVKKPIRKRNPRVDKAGQVAGRPPSGGEKTAGKTTTLKEHANFSNHHAKSENILESGSRFSALENQDIVDIPPRDQNQTNTTNHAEIGDMIMEGDDSTIPTVDLGKDSQTSPSQNQKIPSFNLGKNPQQLRRPIVTKTTLRVYQEKQKISSKNPLVL, encoded by the coding sequence GATGAAAACCCCATCAAAATTCTCACCGCTTGGGTTCGCATACCAAATCTAGCTGTTGAATATTTCGATACTAATTTTCTTAGCAAAATTGGTTCCAAAATTGGGAAGGTACTCCGAGTGGACAAAACAACGGCTCAAGCAGTGCGAGGTCAATTCACGAGACTGAGTGTTGAAATTGATCTCACCAAACCCCTTCTTTCAAAATTTTGGTTGAAAGGGAAAGTATGGAGAGTACAATATGAAGGCATTAGATTGGTTTGCTACAAATGTGGTGTTGCAGGGCATAACGATGAGAAATGCCCTTCAAATTCACCAAGTATTAATGAAGAAATCAATAACATCAATGACCACCTTGCCCAGACCTCGATCAACACGAATGAACAAGCAAAATCGAAACCAGAAGAACAAGAAAACTTCTGGTCATGGATGCTAGTCAAAAAGCCGATTCGCAAAAGAAATCCAAGAGTAGACAAGGCAGGTCAAGTTGCCGGTCGGCCACCCAGTGGCGGTGAAAAGACAGCCGGGAAAACGACTACATTGAAGGAACATGCGAACTTCTCGAACCACCACgcaaaatccgaaaatattttGGAAAGTGGATCGAGATTCTCGGCTTTAGAGAATCAAGATATTGTGGATATACCACCAAGAGATCAAAATCAAACCAACACCACAAATCACGCCGAGATTGGCGATATGATTATGGAAGGTGATGATTCTACGATCCCCACTGTTGACTTAGGCAAGGACTCTCAAACTTCACCATCTCAGAATCAAAAGATTCCCTCCTTTAATTTAGGGAAGAATCCGCAACAGCTAAGGAGACCCATTGTTACTAAAACTACCTTGAGGGTTTATCAAGAAAAGCAGAAAATTTCATCAAAGAATCCCCTCGTACTTTAG